From the Hevea brasiliensis isolate MT/VB/25A 57/8 chromosome 15, ASM3005281v1, whole genome shotgun sequence genome, one window contains:
- the LOC110641018 gene encoding pentatricopeptide repeat-containing protein At4g21065 codes for MLSNTRSSQPLVLHSHCLAPSSSQIPTIDLIPRSACPENPIPYIVKKCIALLQICASSKFKLKQIHAFSVRHGVPPTNPDMGKHLIYSIVSLSAPMTYAHSIFNQIQSPNVFTWNTMIRGYAESENPGPAIDLYHHMHVNSTEPDTHTYPFLLKAVSKMVNVRVGENTHSIVIRNGFESSVFVQNSLVHMYAACGHYENAYKLFELMPERDLVAWNTVINGFALNGKPNEALTLYKEMGLEGVEPDGFTIVSLLSACAELGALALGRRVHAYMVKVGLNENMHANNALLDLYAKCGNIIEAQKVFGEMEERNVVSWTSLIVGLAVNGFGMEALEHFREMEKQQFVPGEITYVGVLYACSHCGMVNEGFNHFKRMKVKYGIVPRMEHYGCMVDLLGRAGLVNEAHEYIQNMPLQPNAVVWRTLLGACTIHGHLALGEFARAQLLQLEPKHCGDYVLISNLYASGQRWSDVHNVRRIMLSEGVRKTPGHSLVELGNRVHEFVMGDRTHPQSEAIYAMLVEISKKLKLEGYVPHTANVLADVEEEEKENALFYHSEKIAIAFMLINTPSGTPIRVVKNLRVCADCHLAIKLISKVFNREIVVRDRSRFHHFRDGSCSCKDYW; via the coding sequence ATGCTCTCAAATACCCGGAGTAGCCAACCATTGGTTCTCCACTCTCATTGTCTCGCACCATCCTCATCTCAAATTCCGACAATTGATCTAATCCCAAGATCAGCCTGTCCAGAAAACCCAATACCTTACATTGTCAAAAAATGCATTGCCCTTTTGCAAATTTGTGCCTCTTCCAAATTCAAACTGAAACAAATTCATGCCTTCTCCGTCAGGCATGGTGTTCCACCCACCAACCCAGACATGGGCAAGCACCTTATATACTCTATTGTGTCCCTCTCTGCCCCCATGACCTATGCTCATAGTATCTTTAACCAAATCCAAAGCCCAAATGTTTTCACCTGGAATACTATGATTAGAGGCTATGCTGAGAGTGAAAATCCAGGACCAGCCATTGATTTGTATCACCATATGCATGTGAACTCCACTGAACCGGATACGCACACATACCCGTTCCTTTTAAAGGCTGTGTCTAAGATGGTGAACGTTAGAGTAGGTGAAAATACACATTCAATTGTTATAAGAAATGGATTTGAGTCATCGGTGTTTGTTCAAAACAGTTTGGTTCATATGTATGCTGCCTGTGGTCATTACGAGAATGCATACAAGCTGTTTGAATTAATGCCTGAAAGAGATCTTGTCGCATGGAATACTGTGATTAATGGATTTGCTCTAAATGGAAAACCCAATGAGGCTTTAACACTTTATAAAGAAATGGGTTTGGAGGGTGTTGAACCAGATGGATTCACTATAGTTAGCTTGCTGTCTGCTTGTGCTGAGCTTGGCGCTTTGGCCTTGGGTAGGAGGGTTCATGCGTATATGGTCAAAGTTGGGTTGAATGAGAATATGCATGCTAATAATGCCCTTTTGGACCTTTATGCAAAGTGTGGAAACATCATAGAGGCACAAAAAGTTTTTGGTGAGATGGAGGAGAGGAATGTGGTTTCTTGGACTTCTTTGATTGTTGGATTGGCTGTTAATGGTTTTGGTATGGAAGCACTTGAGCATTTCAGGGAGATGGAGAAACAACAATTTGTGCCCGGTGAGATCACTTATGTTGGAGTCTTATATGCTTGCAGTCATTGTGGCATGGTGAATGAGGGGTTCAATCACTTCAAAAGGATGAAAGTGAAATATGGCATTGTGCCTAGAATGGAACACTATGGATGTATGGTTGATTTGTTAGGTAGAGCAGGCTTGGTGAATGAAGCACATGAATATATTCAGAATATGCCACTGCAGCCTAATGCTGTTGTCTGGAGGACCTTGCTCGGTGCATGCACAATTCATGGGCATTTGGCTTTGGGAGAGTTTGCAAGAGCCCAGCTCTTACAGTTAGAGCCTAAACATTGCGGAGATTATGTGCTAATCTCTAATCTTTATGCATCTGGGCAACGCTGGTCGGATGTTCATAATGTAAGAAGGATAATGCTTAGTGAAGGAGTAAGAAAAACTCCAGGGCATAGCCTTGTAGAGCTGGGAAATCGTGTACATGAATTTGTTATGGGTGATAGAACTCATCCTCAAAGTGAGGCAATATATGCAATGTTGGTAGAGATCTCAAAGAAGCTGAAATTGGAAGGTTATGTGCCTCACACGGCAAATGTGCTTGCAGATGTAGaggaggaagaaaaggaaaatgcTTTATTTTATCATAGTGAGAAGATTGCAATTGCTTTTATGCTCATTAATACCCCTTCAGGAACCCCAATCAGGGTTGTCAAGAATTTGAGAGTATGTGCTGATTGTCATTTGGCAATCAAACTCATATCAAAGGTCTTCAACAGAGAAATTGTTGTGAGGGATCGTAGTCGATTTCACCATTTTAGAGATGGTTCTTGTTCTTGTAAGGACTATTGGTAA
- the LOC110640993 gene encoding BAG family molecular chaperone regulator 3 — translation MMKKGSNMYGRMSSSSASTTTTSSSSFTLRDKDFEWEMRPGGMLVQKRNEKIDIPPAILRLRIAYGALRYEILVDAQATFGELKKLLMAETGLQPRDQRLMYRGKERENGQYLDMCGVKDRSKLTLIEDPASIERRYIETRKNARIQSAHRAISAVSMEVDKLVEQVSAIEKSISNGIKVPEVQITTLIEMLMRQAIKLDSISAEGDAASLKILQSKRVQKCVETLDVLKISNAKVKPVIATTKWETFDPPSALAQWEIFD, via the exons ATGATGAAGAAAGGGTCGAATATGTATGGTAGAATGAGTAGTAGCTCGGCATCGACGACGACAACTTCGTCGTCGTCTTTTACGTTAAGAGACAAAGACTTCGAGTGGGAGATGAGACCAGGAGGCATGCTTGTACAGAAAAGAAACGAAAAGATCGATATTCCGCCAGCTATTTTACGCCTCCGAATAGCTTACGGTGCTCTCCGATACGAGATCTTGGTGGATGCTCAAGCAACTTTTG GGGAGTTGAAGAAGCTTCTAATGGCGGAAACAGGGTTACAGCCTCGTGATCAGAGGCTAATGTATAGGGGAAAAGAGCGCGAAAATGGACAGTATCTGGACATGTGCGGAGTCAAAGATCGATCAAAACTCACACTAATCGAGGACCCAGCCAGCATAGAGAGGAGATATATCGAGACGCGTAAAAACGCCAGGATTCAAAGTGCTCATCGTGCCATCTCTGCTGTATCCATGGAGGTCGATAAGCTTGTAGAACAG GTTTCTGCAATTGAAAAATCCATCTCAAATGGAATTAAGGTGCCAGAAGTTCAAATCACAACATTAATTGAGATGCTCATGAGACAAGCAATTAAGTTAGATAGCATTTCTGCAGAAGGAGATGCTGCTTCTCTCAAAATTTTGCAG AGTAAGAGAGTGCAGAAGTGTGTGGAAACTCTTGATGTGCTAAAGATATCCAATGCAAAAGTGAAGCCTGTTATTGCCACAACTAAATGGGAGACCTTTGATCCTCCTTCGGCCTTGGCTCAGTGGgaaatttttgattga
- the LOC110641008 gene encoding probable mediator of RNA polymerase II transcription subunit 19b, with protein sequence MDVEGKKFGGGPRELGGAVDLINQYKLWPHHELFCKRSLPLSISETHYLQNVVGDTQIRKGEGMELDQLFHNASYLRERNACIHPFDLGVLAEAFHMRKTTPVDLPSAERGIPTAIMKSRSKFTKDKEMTHKKHKDKDQNKHKHCKEDGSNNKDRKRSGTVPGLENLKKQRDKRRRCNGL encoded by the exons ATGGACGTTGAAGGAAAGAAGTTTGGTGGGG GGCCAAGGGAGCTTGGTGGTGCTGTTGATCTCATAAATCAGTATAAGCTTTGGCCTCACCATGAATTATTCTGCAAGAGGTCACTACCTTTGTCAATATCTGAGACTCACTATCTCCAGAATGTGGTGGGTGACACACAAATCAGGAAAGGAGAAGGGATGGAATTGGATCAGCTCTTTCATAATGCCTCCTATTTGAGGGAGAGAAATGCTTGCATACATCCTTTTGATTTAGGTGTGCTTGCGGAAGCCTTTCATATGAGAAAAACTACTCCTGTTGACCTGCCTTCT GCTGAGAGAGGGATCCCTACTGCAATAATGAAGTCAAGGAGCAAATTCACAAAAGACAAGGAAATGACGCACAAAAAGCACAAGGACAAGGATCAGAATAAGCATAAACATTGCAAAGAGGATGGAAGTAATAATAAGGATAGAAAAAGAAGTGGAACAGTACCTGGTCTTGAGAACTTGAAGAAACAACGTGACAAG AGGAGACGATGCAATGGATTGTAA